The window TTTCCTAAACCGTAGGTCGGAGGTTCGAGCCCTCCCGGGATCGCCAGTTTTCAGCCGATCCGCGCCGGCGGGCGACCCTCAGAGACGCCCGAACATCCGCCTGAGGGTCCCGTCGCGCCAGAGCAGCGCGTGCGTCAGCGCCATGCCGACATGGCCCGCGATCAGCGCCAGCAGCGCCCAGGACAGCGGCTCGTGCAGCGCGTCCGGCGCCGCGATCAGCCAGGGCTCCTCGCGGCCGGTGGCGGGAATGAGCGTGACCCCGCCGATCTCCCAGCCCTTGCCCTTGCCGTAGATGCGCACGAGCGCGAGCGCCGGCACGATGATCATCAGCCCGTGCAGCGCGAGGTGGCTGAGCCGGGCGAGGCGGCCGAGCGCGCCGGTCTCCAGCGCCGGCTGGCGGCGGAGCTGGCTCAGGCGCCAGAGCGACCGCGGCACGGCGATCGCGAGCACCGCGAGGCCGACATAGCCGTGGGGGCCGAAGCGGGCGATCCCGTTCAGCCATGGCGTCTCGCCGAAGATCTTGTAGAGCGCGACGATCGCGAACTGCCACAGCACGAGCGCGGCCAGCGTCCCGTGGAACAGCCGGGTGACGAGCCCGTAGCGGCGTGGCGTGTCCAGCGCGACGCCGTCCGGCCGCCCTGCGGCGGCGCTCTCCTGCGTTTGGGCGCTCATGCCTTGACGGGAACGACGTCCACGCTGTGGCGCGTCTTCTGGGGGCCGGCGGTGATCAGGACGCCGTCGATGGGGGCGACGTCGGAGTAGTCCCGTCCGACCGCGGCCACGATGTGGTCGTCGAGGGTGACCATGGCGTTGGTGGGATCGAACCCCATCCAGCCGATCTCCTCGCCCAGCCAGACGTCGACCCAGGCGTGCATCGCGTCGGCGCCCTCCAGCCGCGGGCGGCCCTTGGGCGGCTCGGTCCGCAGGAAGCCGCTGACGTAGGCCGCGGGAATCCCGATCCCCCGGAGGCTCGCGATCATCACATGCGCGAAGTCCTGGCACACGCCCTCGCGGCGGGCGAAGGCCTCCTCCGCCGGGGTGTCGACCGTGGTCGCGCCGGGCGCGTATTTGAAATCGGCCTTGATGCGCTTGGAGAAGGCGAGCAGCGCCTCGCCGATCGGCGCGTCGTCGTCCATC is drawn from Methylopila sp. 73B and contains these coding sequences:
- a CDS encoding cytochrome b; its protein translation is MSAQTQESAAAGRPDGVALDTPRRYGLVTRLFHGTLAALVLWQFAIVALYKIFGETPWLNGIARFGPHGYVGLAVLAIAVPRSLWRLSQLRRQPALETGALGRLARLSHLALHGLMIIVPALALVRIYGKGKGWEIGGVTLIPATGREEPWLIAAPDALHEPLSWALLALIAGHVGMALTHALLWRDGTLRRMFGRL
- a CDS encoding transglutaminase family protein — translated: MIYDLVLKIGYDYPSEVKDARHILRVRPRAGRGQEVGATQVTIVPRPDEQTAERDFFGNALDHLLLLPPHAALSVTMKTRVTVARAAPDLAKTPTVVAVRATAARLRDPGPGGAMHFLGPSRLVRLGETFTAYGEEAMDDDAPIGEALLAFSKRIKADFKYAPGATTVDTPAEEAFARREGVCQDFAHVMIASLRGIGIPAAYVSGFLRTEPPKGRPRLEGADAMHAWVDVWLGEEIGWMGFDPTNAMVTLDDHIVAAVGRDYSDVAPIDGVLITAGPQKTRHSVDVVPVKA